In Haloarcula limicola, the genomic stretch GAGAGCGCTGCAGCTGGCCCACGGTGCGCCCGTGCTCATCGAGACGGAGCACACCCAGCCGATCCTCATCGCGGCCGAGGAGTACGACGCCGGTGTGCTCCCCTTCACCGTCAAACGAGGCGACCACAAGTGACCCTAATCACCGACATCCGACTTCGCCGCGTCCTCGACTCGCGTGGGAACGCGACCGTCGAGGCCGACGTCCTCACCGAGAGCGGGGGCTTCGGCCGCGGCAAGGCACCGAGCGGCGCAAGTACCGGCGAGTACGAGGCCATCGAACTGCCGGCTCAGGAGGCGATCGCGAACGCTCGCGACGACGCGCTCCCGCGCCTCGTCGGCGAAGTCCACGCCGGCAATCAGCGCGACGTCGACGCGGCGCTCCGCGCCGCCGACGGCTCCGACGACTTCTCGGAGATCGGCGCGAACTCCGCCGTCGCCATCTCGATGGCGGCCGCCAAGGCCGGTGCCGACGTGCTGGGCGCGCCGCTGTTCCAGCACCTCGGCGGCACCTTCCGTGGCAACGAGTACCCGACGCCGCTGGGTAACATCATCGGCGGCGGCGAACACGCCGCGGACGCGACGAACATCCAGGAGTTCCTGGCGGCACCCGTCGGCGCGCCGAGCGTCGAGGACGCCGTCTTCGCCAACGCCGCGGTCCACCAGGAGGTCCACGACATCCTCGCGGAGCGCGACCTGCCAGCGGGCAAGGGCGACGAGGGCGCGTGGGCACCCTCCGTCTCGGACGACGAAGCGTTCGAGATCATGGAAGAGGCCGTCGAGACGGTGGCCGACGACTTCGGCTTCGCGATCACCTTCGGTCTCGACGTCGCCGGCGCGGAGCTGTACGACGACGAGGAGGACGGCTACGTCTACGACGACGGCGTCAAGTCCACCGAGGAGCAGATCGAGTACATCGCCGAGAAGGTCGAGGAGTACGACCTCGTCTACGTCGAGGACCCCCTCGACGAGAACGACTACGAGGCCTTCGCCGACCTGACCGACCGCGTCGGCGACCAGACGCTCGTCTGCGGTGACGACCTGTTCGTCACGAACGTCGAGCGACTGGAGGCCGGTATCGCCGCCGGGGCGGGCAACTCCATCCTCATCAAGCCCAACCAGATCGGGACGCTCACCGACGCGGTGGACGCCATCGAGCTGGCGACCCGGAACGGCTACGAGTCCGTCGTCTCCCACCGGAGCGGCGAGACGGAGGACACCACTATTGCACACCTCGCCGTGGCGACCGACGCGCCGTTCATCAAGACGGGCGCGGTCGGCGGCGAGCGCACAGCCAAGCTGAACGAACTCATTCGTATCGAGGACAACGCAGTATGAGCGGGAACGAAAAAGAGGGTCTCGACGCGTCCGAGTCCGACTTCGACCCGTCCGAGGAGGACGACGAAGCGGCCGACGCCGAGCCCGAGACGGAAGCCGAACAGCCCGCCGACGCCGCCGACGAGGCGGCCGAGGCAGAGATAGAGGAAGAGGAAGACGCCGGACCGCAGATGGACGAGGACGTCATGCCCGGCGAGCAGTCGGAGGCGGACCTCCTCATCCCCGTCGAGGACTACCTCGGCGCGGGCGTCCACATCGGGACCCAGCAGAAGACCAAGGACATGGAGCGGTTCATCCACCGCGTCCGTGACGACGGTCTCTACGTGCTGGACGTCTCGATGACCGACCAGCGCATCCGCACGGCCGCGGACTTCCTGGCCAACTACGAGCCCGAGCAGATCCTCGTGGCGTCGTCGCGCCAGTACGGTCGGTTCCCGGCCGAGAAGTTCGCCGAGGCCGTCGGCGCTCGCGCCCGCACGGGGCGGTTCATCCCGGGGACGCTGACGAACCCGGACTACGACGGCTACATCGAACCGGACGTCGTGGTCGTCACCGACCCCATCGGCGACGCGCAGGCGGTGAAGGAGGCCATCACGGTCGGCATCCCGGTCATCGCCATGTGTGACTCCAACAACACCACGTCCAACGTGGACCTGGTCGTCCCGACGAACAACAAGGGGCGAAAGGCGCTGTCGGTCGTCTACTGGCTGCTGGCCAACGAGACGCTCGACCGCCGCGGTGCCGAGCCGTCCTACGGGCTCGACGACTTCGAATCCGATATCTGAGTTCGCGCGCTCTTCGATTCGTTTTCGCGGCTCACCGTGTCGAGGAGTGGAGACGCTCGATGAGCCCACGACGGCACAAAACCTACTATCCACCCCCGAGTAGCGAGCGCGATGGCAGAGCAAGACACCCTCCTCAACGCGGTCATCGGCGCGGTCGCGACAGCCCTCCTGAGTTCGTTCGTCCCCTTCGCACCGGTCTTCGGCGGTGCGCTCGCCGGCTACCTCCAGGGCGGCGACCGGGACGACGGCCTCCGCGTCGGGGTCGTCTCCGGCCTCATCGGCCTCGTGTTCTCGGCGATCGTCGCCGTCTTCGTCTTCGTCGTCCTCTTCGGTCTCGTCCTCAGCGGCGGGATGCCGGTCGGGTTCGGCGCGTTCGGCCTCGTCTTCCTCGTCCTCGTCGGCCTGTTCTCGGCCGTCTACATCGTCGGGCTGAGCGCGCTGGGCGGCTGGCTGGGCAACTACGTCAAGTACGAGACGGACGTCGGCAACTGACGATCGCTCGCGGGCGGTTATATCACGGCGGTGCTCGATAGCGGCGGGTGAGATGCGCGAGACGCTGACGGACGCGGGGTGGGGCGCGCTCGTGACGCTCGCCGGGGTCGCGGCGATGGTCCCGCTGTTGGCGCTGTACGTCGCCGGCGCGCTCGGGGTCGGTGTCCCGCCGTCGTCGCCGGCCTACGACCTCTTCTTGGGACTCGTATTCGGATTCTTCCTTGCGTACGCGGTCGGCCTGAGCACCGTCGGCGGTCTAGGCGGGACGTGGATGCGGCGACACACAGACTGGAATCTGGACCCGAGTCGCTGGCTTTGAGGGGGCGCTTCGGCGAATGGCGACGCGGTTTGGCACTCGATTCAAACGTGTCCAGTCCTAACCGCCGCTATGTCGAAGACCCCGCCGGGACCGAAGGGGGAACCGCTGTTCGGCAGCAGCCGAACGTACGCGAACGATCCGTTTCGGTTCATCTCGGCGCTGGAGACGGCCTACGGCGACGTGGCCCGGTTCGATATGGGGCCGATGGACACCCTCATGCTCTGTGACCCGACAGCGATCGAGCGGGTGCTGGTCTCGGACGCCGACCGGTTCCGCAAGCCGGACTTCCAGGGCGACGCGCTCGGCGACTTGCTCGGCGAGGGACTGCTCTTGAGCGAGGGCGAGACGTGGGAACAGCAGCGGCGGCTGGGGAACCCGGCGTTCTCGATGGGGCGGCTGGCCGGGATGGCGGACCGGATTACGGACCACGCCGAGGACCGCATCGCGGGGTGGGACGCGGGAGATGTCGTGGATATCGAACAGGAGATGACGCGAGTGACCCTCGACGTCATCCTCGATCTGATGATGGGCGTTACACTCTCCGAACAGCGGGTGCGGACCATCGAGGAGCAGCTCGTCCCGCTCGGCCAGCGCTTCGAACCCGACCCGATCAGGTTCGCCGCGCCCGACTGGATGCCGATGCCGGACGACGCCGAGTTCGCCAGCGCCGTCGAGACGCTGGACGGAGTGCTAGACGACATCGTCGCCGTCCGCGAGGCGGACGTCGGGACGGACGCCGACGGCCCGATGGACTTCCTCTCGGTGCTCATCCGAGCGCGCGACGACGGGAACCAGACGGCCGAGCAGCTGCGCGACGAGATGATGACGATGCTGCTGGCGGGTCACGACACGACGGCGCTGACGCTCACGTACACCTGGTTCCTGCTGTCGGAGCATCCCGCGGCCGAGCGGAAGGTCCACGCGGAACTCGACGAGGTCGTCGGCGACGAGCGACCGGGGATGGAACACGTCCGCGAACTCGACTACCTGGAGCGGGTGATCCAGGAGGCGATGCGGCTGTATCCGCCGGTGTACACCATCTTCCGCGAACCGACCGACGACGTGGAGCTATCGGGATATCCGGTCGAGGCGGGGACGACGCTGATGCTCCCGCAGTGGGGGGTCCACCGCTCGGCCCGCTTCTACGACGACCCGGAGGCGTTCGACCCCGACCGCTGGCGGCCCGAACGCGCGGAAGAGTGCCCGCGGTTCGCGTACTTCCCGTTCGGCGGCGGTCCGCGCCACTGCATCGGCAAGCACCTCGCCATGCTGGAGGCCCAACTCATCACCGCGACGACGGCCAAGCGGTACCACCTCGACTTCCAGGGCGAGACGCCGCTGGAACTCATGCCGTCGCTGACCGCCCATCCCAGACAGGAGATGTCGATGCGGGTCGAAAGCCGAGACTAGCCGGCCGTTACCACTCGGTCGGGACGTCCGTCACGTCGACGTCTCGCTCGGCCGTGACGTGGCCGCGAATCCGCAGCGGTATCGTCTCGGCCTCGCTCGTCGTGTATTCCGTGTCTACGTCCAGCGACGCCGAGACCGACTCGCCGGCGGCGACGGTACGCTCGACGACGCGCGATTCGTCGTCGTCCGCGATGCGCTTCGTCGGCCAGTAGACCGCCGCGAGGAACCGCCCGTCGGTCTCGGCGACGTTCGTCGCCGAGAGCGACACCGACAGCGGCTCGCCCTGCGAGACCGATTCGGGGACGGTCACGCTATCGAGTTTGAACCGGGGAGACGAGGCGGCGAGCGTCTCGGTCGCACCCGCCGGGAGCGCCCACTCGGTGTCCTCGCCGTCGCGTCGGATTCGCGGATTAGACGCCGACAGCGGCGACGGCAGGGTGAACGCGAGAAACGGTCGCTCGATGCCCGCGGCCATGTAGTTTCTCGATCCGACGGTGTCGGGCAGTCCCGGGTTCCACGACTCCGAATCGGTCTCGAAGGTGAATCCGTCGGTCGAAGCGTCCCGCGGTCCCTCGATGGAAGCGACGACGTACTGCTTGCTCTGGGCCGTGAGCACGCCCCCCGATCCCATCAGGGACTCGTACCGAATCGACTTCCGGACGACGATGTCCCCGACGGCGGGCGTCGCGTCGGTGTGCGTTCCGGCGGGTTGGTCGGTTGGCGACTCGGTCCGCGAACCCGTTCGGGTATCGCTCGGCGGGGCTTCGGTTCGGTTCGGCGTATCGTCCGAGCCCGCGGGCGACTCGGAGAGACAGCCGGCGAGTCCGGCGAGGGCCGTTCCGCACGCGGCGAGCAGTCGGCGGCGGTTCATACTCGGTCGTTCCGCGCACCGCTAAAAGTGCTTTCAGGAGGCTGAAAACCGCTTTTTACCGTTGTCACATCGTGCGTCGTCCCGAACTGCGAGCGAGCCGTCGCGTCGATCCGGAATCTCGCTCCGAAAACGCCTAACCCCCTCCGGATACACGAACGGGTATGGTTACGTCGAGCGCCCCCGGCAAGGTGTATCTGTTCGGGGAACACGCGGTCGTCTACGGTGAGCCGGCGGTCCCGTGCGCCATCGAGCGCCGGGCGCGAGTGACGGCCACCGAGCGAGAAGACGGGTTGCGCGTTCACGCGGACGACCTCAAGCTCGATGGGTTCACCGTCGAGTACGACGGCGACGGCGATACGCGGCCGGACGTCGAGGCGGAGCGGCCACTCGTCGAGGCGGCGATGGGCTACGTCAACGAGGCGGTCTCGCAGGTCCGGGAGGCCACCGGGACGCCCGAGGCCGGCTTCGAGATACAGATCGAGAGCGACATCCCGCTGGGGGCGGGCCTCGGTTCCTCGGCGGCGGTCGTCGTCGCGGCCATCGACGCCGCGACGCGGGAGTTGGGCGTCGAACTCACGCCCCGCGAGATCGCCGACCGCGCGTACCGGGTCGAGTCGGCGGTGCAGGACGGGCAGGCCTCGCGGGCCGACACGTTCTGCTCGGCCGTCGGCGGCGCGGTCCGCGTCGAGGGCGACGACTGCCGGACGCTCGATGGCATCGGCAACCTCCCGTTCGTCATCGGGTTCGACGGCGGGGCCGGCGACACCGGGGCGCTCGTCGCCGGCGTCCGCCGGCTCCGGGAGGAACACGACTTCGCGGCCGACACCGTTCGGGCGATCGGTGACGTCGTCCGGGAGGGGGAGAACGTCCTCGGCACGGACGACTACGAGTCGCTGGGGGAGCTGATGAACTTCAACCACGGGCTGCTGTCGGCGCTCGGCGTCTCCTCGCGGTCGCTGGATACGATGGTGTGGGCCGCCAGGGACGCCGGCGCGGTCGGCGCGAAGCTCACCGGGGCCGGCGGCGGCGGCTGTATCGTCGCGCTGGACGAGGGCGACGACGCCCTCACCGCGCTGAAGTACACACCGGGCTGTGAGGACGCTTTCCGGGCGGAACTGGACACCGAGGGAGTGAGGCGGGAATGACCGTCGTCCTCAAACTCGGCGGGAGCGTCGTCACCGAGAAGGACGAACCGGAGACGGTCGACGACGCGGGACTCGCGGCGGCGGCCGACGCCGTCGCCGACGCGGACGAGGACCTCGTCGTCGTCCACGGCGGCGGGAGCTTCGGCCACCACCACGCCGCCGAGTACGGCGTCAGCACGACCGAGGGGACCCGCGACGTTGCCGGCGTCGACGCGATCCACGGCGCGATGAAGCGACTGAACGCGCGAGTCGTCGCCTCGCTGACCGACCGGGACGTGCCGGCGGTCCCGGTCCATCCGTTCTCGGCGGGCCACCGCGACGCCGACGGCGCGCTCTCGCTGCCCACCGGTCAGGTCGAGACGCTGCTCGGCGAGGGGTTCGTGCCGGTGCTCCACGGCGACCTCGTCGCCCACGAGGGCGAGGGCGCGACCGTCCTCAGCGGCGACGAACTCGTCGTCGAACTCGCGCCCGCCGTGGACGCGGATCGCGTCGGTGTCTGCTCTACGGTTCCGGGCGTTCTCTCCGAGGCCGGTGAGGTGATCGAGCGGATCGCGGCGTTCGAGGACGTGGCGGCGGCCCTCGGCGGGAGCGACGCGACCGACGTCTCCGGCGGGATGGCCGGGAAAGTCCGGGCGCTGCTCGCGCTGGAGAGCCCGGCCCACGTCTTCGGTCCCGACGACCTCCCCGCGTTCCTCGCCGGCGAGTCACCGGGGACGACCGTCGACGCCGAGTGATACTGTCGGCGTAACCTATTTGACCAGCGTTGGTCATTGTCGTACAATGTCTGCTGTTAGCTTATTGGACGTTTACCGATACGGCACGCGCTTCGTCGGGTACTTTCTCGTCGTGAGCGTCGTCGGGGGCGTGTTCGTCGGGATCGGCATGGTCCTCGGCGCGTCGAGTGCGACCTCCCCCACAGTCGAGACGAACCGCGCGCTCTTGGGCGTCGTCGTCGCCGGTATCGGCGTCCTCCTCACGCTCTCGGGCCTGTTCGGACTCGCCCACAAACTCGTCGCCGACGCGACGCGGGTCGGTGCCGCCGCGGCCGTCGCGGCGACGGGTGGGGAACCGACTGCTGATCGAGCCGAGGACGAATCGGGCGGTGAGACCGCGACCACTGACGAAACCGCCAGGGTCGATAGCGGGGAAACGACCGACGAGCGTCGGCCCGCGGATACGGCGGCCGCGTCGACCGGTACGGCGGCTGGTGGGGCCGCAGCGACCGCCGACGAGGAGACGTCGACCCGGCGATCCGAGACGCAGCCGCCAGCCGAGGACCCCGCGGACCCCGTGGGCGTCAATCGGCCCGGCCAGAGACGCGGCGGTCCGGGGCCGGCGGCTGCGACGGAGTTGGAGACGGCGGAAGCGACGCGGGCACCGGAACAGTCGCGGTCGGCGGTCGCCGGTGCCGACGACCGATCTGCTGCCGAGCGGGACTCAGTTCCGGACCAGCCGACGGACGCCGACGTCGACGTTCCGGGGGAAGAGACCACCGGCGATGCCCCTTCGAGCGCGGCGACTGCCACCGAGACCGACGACACCGGCGCGGGACCGACCGAGGTGTCCGCCGGAGACGACAGTATCTTCGGTGGCCCGACGGCGGACGCCCCGAGCGACGCCACGGGAGAGCCGACGGCGCGCGAAGCGAACGAGGGGAACGCGCCGACTCCGGCGGAGCGCGAGTCGCCGCAGGAGTGGTCCCCGCCGGACCCGACGGAGTTCGAGTCGGGCGAGTCGTCGGATCCGCAAACGGCGGACGACGCCGGTGGAACCGCGGACGCCGCCGCGTCCGACGCCGCTGACTGGGGTGCGGAGGGCACGGACGCGACGGGCGACCACGACGAATCGACCGACGGACCGCGAACGACGGACGACTTATTCGGCGAGGAGCCGATCGACGAGAGCGACCCGTTCGAGCGCGCGGTCGGCGAGGAGACGCGCACCGCGGACAGTTCGGACGTGACGGGCGCGGACGCGACGGACGAAGTGGTCGCCGACCAATCGACTGACGAGGACGACTCCGAGACCGCTGGCAGTACCCGACGGTTCGACGTCGACTCGGACGGCGACCCGCTATCCGACGCGCTGGACGACGAGTGAGCGGACGGAACCCACATCGTTTTAAGAAGCCGCGTTGTACTGCCGCGTAACCGAGCGCACGGCCGCCCGCGACTCGCGGTTCGGCGGCCGGCAGACGACGGGGGAAAAGTCGTCGGGACGCGAGTCCCTTCCACTGCGGGAACCGAGGCTACGGGGCTACCCCGGCCGGCCTCGCCACCCATCGGAATCGAGACGCCGTTTCGGCGGTTACCGTCGTCGCCACCACCAACCGCGTGCTCGCGGTCGGCTCCACTCGGAGCTACAACCATGGAAGTCGAAATCGCAACAATTGGCGGATATGAGGCTGTGGGCCGACAGATGACGGCCGTCCGTGCGGGGGACGACGTCGTCATCTTCGACATGGGCCTGAACCTCTCGAAGGTACTGATTCACGACAACGTCGAGACCGAGCGGATGCACTCGCTCGACCTCATCGACATGGGCGCGATCCCGGACGACCGCGTCATGTCCGACCTCGAGGGCGACGTCAAGGCCATCGTGCCGACCCACGGTCACCTGGACCACATCGGCGCGATCTCGAAGCTCGCACACCGCTACGACGCGCCCATCGTCGCCACGCCGTTCACCATCGAACTCGTCAAACAGCAGATCAAGGGCGAGGAGAAGTTCGGCGTCCAGAACGACCTCCAGAAGATGGAGGCCGGCGAGACGATGCAGATCGGCGAGCGCACCGAACTGGAGTTCGTCAACGTCACTCACTCCATCATCGACGCCATCAACCCGGTCCTTCACACGCCGGAGGGCGCAGTCGTCTACGGGCTTGACAAACGGATGGACCACACGCCGGTGCTGGGCGACCCCATCGACATGAAGCGCTTCCGCGAGATCGGCCGCGAGGGCGAGGGCGTCCTCTGTTACATCGAGGACTGTACGAACGCCGGCCGGAAGGGCCGGACGCCCTCCGAGTCCGTCGCGCGCCGACACCTCAAGGACGTCATGCACAGCGTCGAGGACTACGACGGCGGGATCGTCGCCACGACGTTCTCGAGCCACATCGCTCGCGTGAAGAGTCTCGTCGAGTTCGCCGACGACATCGGCCGTCAGCCGGTGCTTCTGGGCCGCTCGATGGAGAAGTACTCCGGCACCGCGGAGCGCCTGGACTTCGTGGACTTCCCCGAGGACCTGGGGATGTACGGCCACCGGAAGTCCGTCGATCGCACGTTCAAGCGCATCATGAACGAGGGCAAGGAGAACTTCCTGCCCATCGTGACGGGCCACCAGGGTGAGCCGCGCGCGATGCTCACCCGCATGGGCCGCGGCGAGACCCCCTACGAACTGGACGACGGCGACAAGGTCCTCTTCTCGGCCCGGGTCATCCCGGAGCCGACCAACGAGGGCCAGCGCTACCAGTCCGAGAAACTGCTGGGTATGCAGGGCGCTCGCATCTACGACGACATCCACGTCTCGGGCCACCTCCGAGAGGAAGGGCACTACGAGATGCTACAGGCGCTGCAGCCACAGCACGTCATCCCCGCTCACCAGAGCCTCAAAGGGTTCGCGCCGTACGTGGACCTCGCCGAGAACCAGGGCTACAAGGTCGGCCGCGACCTCCACGTTACCCGAAACGGTAACATGATCCAACTCACCGAGTAGAGTGATGTCAGGACGCCATCAGCAGGTCGAAGCGGCCATCCTCGCCCGGCGAGAGCGGGTCAACGAGGCGCTCCCGGAGGAACTCCCGGTCACGCGGCCGGAACACCTCTACGAGGCGACCCGGTACCTGCTGGACGCTGGCGGCAAACGACTCCGACCGACGGTGCTGCTGTTGGTCGCCGAGTCGCTGTTGGACGTCGAACCGCTCTCGGAGAACTACCGCGACTTCCCGACGCTGGACGACGGGCGCGCCGACGTGCTGTCGGCGGCCATCGCGATCGAGGTCATCCAGACGTTCACGCTCATCCACGACGACATCATGGACGACGACGACCTCCGCCGGGGAGTCCCCGCCGTCCACAAGGAGTACGACCTCTCGACGGCGATTCTGGCCGGCGACACGCTGTACTCGAAGGCCTTCGAGTTCCTGCTCGGAACCGGGGCCGCCCCGGAGCGGACCGTCGAGGCGAACAAGCGACTCGCCACGACGTGCACCCGTATCTGTGAGGGACAGTCGCTGGACATCGAGTTCGAGCAGCGCGAGGCGGTCACGCCCGAGGAGTACCTGGAGATGGTCGAACTCAAGACCGCCGTGCTGTACGGGGCCGCGGCGTCGATCCCGGCGACCCTGCTGGGGGCCGACGAGGAGACGGCCACGGCGCTGTATAACCACGGGCTGGACGTGGGCCGGGCGTTCCAGATCCAGGACGACCTGCTGGACCTGACGACGCCCTCGGAGAAACTGGGCAAACAGCGCGGGTCGGACCTCGTCGAGAACAAGCAGACGCTCGTGACCCTACACGCGCGCCAGCAGGGCGTCGACGTGGCGAACCTCGTCGACACCGACTCGGTCGAGGACGTCTCGGAAGCCGAGATCGACGACGCCGTCGCCCGGCTCCGCGAGGCGGGCTCGATCGAGTACGCGGAGGACCGAGCACAGGAACTCGTCCAGAGCGGGAAGGAGAACCTCGAAGTGCTCCCCGACAACGAGGCCCGCGAGCTGCTGGACGGCATCGCGAACTACCTCGTCGAGCGAGAGTACTGACCGTCGGACCGCGCCCCGTCGGTTTTTCCGGGGTGAGTATCGGGCAACAGACCTATAATCGGCAGACGCGACGGCCGAACCATGCCGACGTACTCGGTCCTCGCCGACGTCAACGAACAGGAGATACAGAACGCCCAGGAGCTCGTGAGCATCTGGGGCGACGTCCGACAGGACATCGAGGACCTCGGTGGGGAGCCCCTCGACAGCTACGCGCTGGCGGGCAGCTACGACTTCCTGCTCACGTTCGAAGTCCCCGACGAGGACACCGTGCTGCAGGCCTCCATCGCGATCGAGCGGTACGGGCTGGACACGGAGACGATGCGCGCGGTGCCCACCGAGCAGTTCGGTGAACTCGTCACGGACATCTGAGGCGATAGCCCGCGGTCGGCTCCCCGTGGCTCTCGTTCCCCGAATCTCGACCTTCACTCTCCGGAACGGAGTTAAACGGGTTCGACCCCAACAGTCGGCCGTGACACGGTTCGTCCTCTACGGCGGGAAAGGCGGCGTCGGGAAGACCACCGTCGCGGCGGCGACGGGGCTGCGACTGGCGCGCGAAGACCACGAGACGCTGGTGGTCTCGACCGACCCGGCTCACTCGCTGGCCGATTCCCTCGGCGTCGCTCTCGGCGGTGACCCGACCGAGATACGTGAGAACCTCTGGGGCGTCGAGGTCGACCCGCAGGCGGGCGTCGACCGCTACCGCGTGCTGTTCGAGGCGCTGGCCGACGAGTTGGACGACGCCGGGATCAGCCTCGACGAGGAGGAGGTGGCGACGCTGTTCTCCTCGGGCGTCGCGCCCGGCAGCGACGAGCTCGCCGCGCTGGAGGGGCTGGCGACGTACGTCGACAGCGACCGCTGGGACCGCGTCGTCTTCGACACCGCGCCGACCGGTCACACGCTCAGGCTGCTCGACCTGCCGTCGGTGATCGACCGCGGGATGGCGACGGCGCTGGACCTCCGCGACCAGGTGCGACGGAAGGTCGACGCCACGCGGACGATGCTGTTCGGGCCGATGGGACGCAAGCGCCGCGGGGAGCACGACGACTTCACGGAGATGCGCGAGCGGATGGAGCGCGTGGCGACGGTCCTTCGAGACCCCGAACAGACCGAGTTCCGCGTCGTCACGATCCCCGAGACGATGGCGGTCCGCGAGAGCGAGCGTCTCGTCGACCGGTTGGGCGAGTTCGGGATCCCGGTGACGACGCTCGTCGTGAACAAGGTCATCGAAGACCCGGGCGACTGCGAGCGCTGTCTCGGGAAGCAGGCCGTCCAGGAGGAGGCCATCGCCGCGCTTCGCTCGTCGCTGCCGGACCTCGACGTGTGGACGGTTCCCGACGAACCCGGGGAAGTCACCGGACTGGAGACGCTCGAACGGGTCGGCGCGCGTCTCGACGTCTGAGGGCCGACGGTCGACCGTCGCGAGCGGCTTAGCCGCGACGGGGGCCGACAGCCGCGCGAAGCGACCGGCCGAGCCACGTCAGCGCGACGGCACAGGCGAAGTACGTCATCAGCAGACCGACGTGATACAGCGCCGAGTTGTGGCCGATGCCCAGCAGGGATTCGACCCCGTAGACGACGTTCTCCAGCCCCCACGGGGCGTCGTAGACGGCCATCGTCAGGAGGTAGGTCGGCACGTAGAGGGCGATTGCCAGCGGGGAGTCGGTCAGAGTCGGGAGGGCGGTCGAGAGCGCGAAGTACGCGAAGAGGGCGAGCGTCGCAGGGCGGGTCAGGAGGCTCCGGCGGCGGTCGCGGTCGCGTTCGCCGCCTTCGTCGAGGTACTCCTCGAAGGAACGGAGGTCCGTCTCGCTGTGGCCGAAGGCGGTCACATCGTTGTGGGCGACGGTGTTGTCGAACTTCAGCGAGCGGTACTGATCGGGACCCATCGGGAAACCGGGAACGCTTCCGCCGATAGTCAGTCCGATTCTGGCGAGTGTCATCGGTACGGGAAGGACGCGAAGCGGCTTCCCGTCGGCGCGATAGATCGCGCGAGCCACGTCAGCGAGGGTCAGCACGTCGGGACCGCCGAGTTCGTACGTCTCGCCGACGTGGCGCTCGTCGGTCACGCAGTCGGCGAGCATCTCCGCGAGGTCCTCGACCCAGATCGGCTGAAACCGGGTCTTGCCGCCGCCGGGGAGGCCCGTGACGTACGGCGTCGTCAGCAGGCGCGTGAAGGAGACGAACTCGCCGCCGTCGCCGAAGACGACGGAGGGCCGAACGATCGTCCAGTCCAGCGCGGAATCGCGGACGACGGTCTCGGCTTCGCCCTTCGCGCGGATGTAGTGGGTCGGCCCGTCGGGGTCGGCACCGAGCGCGCTCACCTGGACGAATCGGGAGACGCCGTGACGTTCGGCCGCGGCGACGGCGTTCTCGGTCCCGCCGAGGTGGACTCGCCCGTG encodes the following:
- the rpsB gene encoding 30S ribosomal protein S2 — protein: MSGNEKEGLDASESDFDPSEEDDEAADAEPETEAEQPADAADEAAEAEIEEEEDAGPQMDEDVMPGEQSEADLLIPVEDYLGAGVHIGTQQKTKDMERFIHRVRDDGLYVLDVSMTDQRIRTAADFLANYEPEQILVASSRQYGRFPAEKFAEAVGARARTGRFIPGTLTNPDYDGYIEPDVVVVTDPIGDAQAVKEAITVGIPVIAMCDSNNTTSNVDLVVPTNNKGRKALSVVYWLLANETLDRRGAEPSYGLDDFESDI
- the mvk gene encoding mevalonate kinase, with product MVTSSAPGKVYLFGEHAVVYGEPAVPCAIERRARVTATEREDGLRVHADDLKLDGFTVEYDGDGDTRPDVEAERPLVEAAMGYVNEAVSQVREATGTPEAGFEIQIESDIPLGAGLGSSAAVVVAAIDAATRELGVELTPREIADRAYRVESAVQDGQASRADTFCSAVGGAVRVEGDDCRTLDGIGNLPFVIGFDGGAGDTGALVAGVRRLREEHDFAADTVRAIGDVVREGENVLGTDDYESLGELMNFNHGLLSALGVSSRSLDTMVWAARDAGAVGAKLTGAGGGGCIVALDEGDDALTALKYTPGCEDAFRAELDTEGVRRE
- a CDS encoding isopentenyl phosphate kinase, producing the protein MTVVLKLGGSVVTEKDEPETVDDAGLAAAADAVADADEDLVVVHGGGSFGHHHAAEYGVSTTEGTRDVAGVDAIHGAMKRLNARVVASLTDRDVPAVPVHPFSAGHRDADGALSLPTGQVETLLGEGFVPVLHGDLVAHEGEGATVLSGDELVVELAPAVDADRVGVCSTVPGVLSEAGEVIERIAAFEDVAAALGGSDATDVSGGMAGKVRALLALESPAHVFGPDDLPAFLAGESPGTTVDAE
- a CDS encoding cytochrome P450 encodes the protein MSKTPPGPKGEPLFGSSRTYANDPFRFISALETAYGDVARFDMGPMDTLMLCDPTAIERVLVSDADRFRKPDFQGDALGDLLGEGLLLSEGETWEQQRRLGNPAFSMGRLAGMADRITDHAEDRIAGWDAGDVVDIEQEMTRVTLDVILDLMMGVTLSEQRVRTIEEQLVPLGQRFEPDPIRFAAPDWMPMPDDAEFASAVETLDGVLDDIVAVREADVGTDADGPMDFLSVLIRARDDGNQTAEQLRDEMMTMLLAGHDTTALTLTYTWFLLSEHPAAERKVHAELDEVVGDERPGMEHVRELDYLERVIQEAMRLYPPVYTIFREPTDDVELSGYPVEAGTTLMLPQWGVHRSARFYDDPEAFDPDRWRPERAEECPRFAYFPFGGGPRHCIGKHLAMLEAQLITATTAKRYHLDFQGETPLELMPSLTAHPRQEMSMRVESRD
- the eno gene encoding phosphopyruvate hydratase yields the protein MTLITDIRLRRVLDSRGNATVEADVLTESGGFGRGKAPSGASTGEYEAIELPAQEAIANARDDALPRLVGEVHAGNQRDVDAALRAADGSDDFSEIGANSAVAISMAAAKAGADVLGAPLFQHLGGTFRGNEYPTPLGNIIGGGEHAADATNIQEFLAAPVGAPSVEDAVFANAAVHQEVHDILAERDLPAGKGDEGAWAPSVSDDEAFEIMEEAVETVADDFGFAITFGLDVAGAELYDDEEDGYVYDDGVKSTEEQIEYIAEKVEEYDLVYVEDPLDENDYEAFADLTDRVGDQTLVCGDDLFVTNVERLEAGIAAGAGNSILIKPNQIGTLTDAVDAIELATRNGYESVVSHRSGETEDTTIAHLAVATDAPFIKTGAVGGERTAKLNELIRIEDNAV
- a CDS encoding DUF5518 domain-containing protein, which encodes MAEQDTLLNAVIGAVATALLSSFVPFAPVFGGALAGYLQGGDRDDGLRVGVVSGLIGLVFSAIVAVFVFVVLFGLVLSGGMPVGFGAFGLVFLVLVGLFSAVYIVGLSALGGWLGNYVKYETDVGN
- a CDS encoding DNA-directed RNA polymerase subunit K; the encoded protein is MNAQESRYEKARKLGARALQLAHGAPVLIETEHTQPILIAAEEYDAGVLPFTVKRGDHK